A single window of Microbispora hainanensis DNA harbors:
- a CDS encoding zinc-binding dehydrogenase — MYAIRLHAFGPAENLVYEEAEDPEPGPGQVRVAVRAAGVHLVDTVLRAGKYGGGPIPVPDLPTIPGREVAGVVDAVGPEVDPGLIGRRVVTHLGMVPGGYAELAVRDAAAIHEIPDGLGYGEAVAMIGTGRTTMGILDVAEIRADDVMVVTAAAGGIGNLLVQAGVRAGATVVGLAGGPAKVSRVRELGAHHAVDYTAPGWPDEVRALLGDREVTLALDGVGGTIGRATLELLGVGGRIVLFGWSDAEGGPTALTTEDLYQRGITAAVGIGPRVLKRPGGLRGLEERALAAAGSGELVPLVQSFPLKDAAAAHAALETRATTGKVVLVP, encoded by the coding sequence ATGTACGCGATCAGATTGCACGCTTTCGGCCCCGCCGAGAATCTCGTCTACGAGGAGGCCGAGGATCCCGAGCCCGGGCCCGGCCAGGTGCGCGTGGCCGTACGGGCGGCGGGGGTGCACCTCGTCGACACCGTGTTGCGGGCCGGGAAGTACGGAGGCGGCCCGATCCCCGTCCCTGATTTGCCCACGATTCCCGGCCGTGAGGTCGCCGGGGTCGTCGACGCCGTCGGCCCAGAGGTCGATCCGGGCCTGATCGGCAGGCGGGTCGTGACCCACCTCGGCATGGTGCCCGGCGGATACGCCGAGCTGGCCGTACGGGACGCCGCGGCGATCCACGAGATCCCGGACGGCCTGGGGTACGGCGAGGCGGTGGCGATGATCGGCACCGGCCGGACCACGATGGGCATCCTCGACGTCGCGGAGATCCGGGCGGACGACGTCATGGTGGTGACGGCGGCCGCCGGGGGCATCGGCAACCTACTGGTGCAGGCGGGGGTGCGGGCCGGCGCCACGGTCGTGGGGCTCGCCGGCGGCCCGGCCAAGGTGAGCCGGGTGCGGGAGCTGGGCGCGCACCACGCCGTGGACTACACCGCTCCCGGCTGGCCCGACGAGGTGCGGGCGCTCCTCGGCGACCGGGAGGTCACGCTGGCGCTCGACGGCGTCGGCGGGACCATCGGACGGGCGACGCTGGAGCTGCTCGGCGTCGGCGGCAGGATCGTGCTGTTCGGCTGGTCGGACGCCGAGGGCGGCCCGACCGCGCTGACCACGGAGGACCTCTACCAGCGCGGCATCACCGCGGCGGTGGGGATCGGCCCGCGGGTGCTGAAGCGGCCGGGCGGCCTGCGGGGTCTGGAGGAGCGGGCGCTGGCCGCCGCGGGGTCGGGTGAGCTGGTCCCGCTGGTGCAGAGCTTCCCGCTCAAGGACGCCGCCGCCGCGCACGCCGCGCTGGAGACCCGCGCCACCACGGGCAAGGTCGTCCTCGTTCCCTAG
- a CDS encoding sulfite oxidase: MRTTRDIRTAVVKPISADLMEDAGTGLDYGARPDRLPGLITPIDRFFVRNHAPTPRVDPKTWTLRVEGGGVRRTIDYTYDDLWRRFPLVSVVRTLECAGNRRALFGAEHGHRFEGVQWHRGAIGTAEWTGIPLRDLLEPAGLTDAAVEVMPEGLDEARGRRPMPLAKALAPDTLLALALNGEILPPDHGFPARVVVSGWLGAASIKWVGRIEVSDRPLSVPWNTDDYVIVGPGRPAVPITSTPVASLVELPWPARLHPGPQTIRGRAYAGEDRVTAVDYRIDDGPWRPAVLDGPGLAGVWTRWRFTWDPAPGAHVVRVRATDEHGRTQPEVTPMNDLGYCHTSVLPHPVLVA, encoded by the coding sequence ATGCGTACGACACGCGACATCCGCACGGCGGTGGTGAAGCCGATCAGCGCCGACCTCATGGAGGACGCCGGCACCGGCCTCGACTACGGCGCCCGGCCCGACCGCCTGCCGGGCCTGATCACCCCCATCGACCGCTTCTTCGTCCGCAACCACGCCCCGACCCCCCGCGTCGACCCGAAGACCTGGACGCTGCGCGTGGAGGGCGGCGGCGTGCGCCGGACCATCGACTACACCTACGACGACCTGTGGCGCCGGTTCCCGCTCGTGTCCGTCGTCCGCACCCTGGAGTGCGCGGGCAACCGGCGCGCCCTGTTCGGCGCCGAGCACGGCCACCGGTTCGAGGGCGTGCAGTGGCACCGCGGCGCCATCGGCACGGCCGAGTGGACCGGGATTCCGCTGCGCGACCTGCTCGAACCCGCCGGCCTCACGGACGCCGCCGTCGAGGTGATGCCGGAAGGGCTCGACGAGGCGCGCGGACGCCGCCCGATGCCCCTCGCCAAGGCCCTCGCCCCCGACACCCTGCTCGCGCTCGCCCTGAACGGCGAGATCCTGCCGCCCGACCACGGCTTTCCGGCCCGCGTGGTGGTCTCCGGCTGGCTCGGCGCGGCGAGCATCAAGTGGGTGGGCCGGATCGAGGTGTCCGACCGGCCGCTGAGCGTGCCGTGGAACACCGACGACTACGTGATCGTCGGCCCCGGACGTCCGGCCGTGCCGATCACCTCCACGCCGGTAGCGAGCCTGGTCGAGCTGCCCTGGCCCGCGCGGCTGCACCCAGGACCGCAGACGATCCGCGGCCGGGCGTACGCCGGGGAGGACCGGGTGACCGCCGTCGACTACCGGATCGACGACGGCCCCTGGCGGCCCGCCGTCCTCGACGGGCCCGGCCTCGCGGGCGTCTGGACCCGCTGGCGGTTCACCTGGGACCCCGCCCCCGGCGCCCATGTCGTACGGGTGCGGGCCACCGACGAGCACGGCCGCACCCAGCCCGAGGTCACCCCCATGAACGACCTCGGCTACTGCCACACCTCGGTGCTCCCCCACCCCGTCCTGGTCGCCTAG
- a CDS encoding ArsR/SmtB family transcription factor, with protein sequence MTPQPRTLDHPDPSEIRLEAVLHALSDPVRLQVVRFLAGNGESSCSAIDLAVSKSTTTHHFRVLREAGVIRQVYRGTAKMSSLRREDLDALFPGLLDTVVRAYDAQAARAT encoded by the coding sequence ATGACGCCCCAGCCCCGGACGCTCGACCACCCGGATCCCTCCGAGATCCGGCTGGAGGCCGTCCTGCACGCGCTGTCCGATCCCGTACGCCTCCAGGTGGTGCGCTTCCTCGCCGGCAACGGCGAATCCTCCTGCTCGGCGATCGACCTCGCGGTCAGCAAGTCGACGACCACCCACCACTTCCGCGTGCTCCGCGAGGCGGGCGTGATCAGGCAGGTCTACCGGGGGACCGCGAAGATGAGCTCGCTGCGCCGGGAGGATCTCGACGCCCTCTTCCCCGGCCTGCTCGACACCGTCGTCCGCGCGTACGACGCCCAGGCCGCCAGGGCGACGTAA
- a CDS encoding NADH:flavin oxidoreductase/NADH oxidase: MSALFEPLKLRDLTIPNRVWMPPMCQYSAAMEGPGQGVPTDWHLAHLGSRAAGGAGLIIVEATAVSPEGRISPADLGLWNERQQEAFGRITRFVTEQGAVPGIQLAHAGRKASTGLPWRGGGPVGPDDHGWRPVAPSSIPFDDGYPVPEELSEAEIRRLVDAFAAAARRALAAGFTVVEIHGAHGYLIHEFLSPFSNRRTDAYGGTFENRARLALEVADAVRAVWPDELPVFFRVSATDWLSENPEDPREGWTAGDTVRLAKELLAHGVDLLDVSTGGNVPGARIPLEPGYQVPFAARVKAETDIAASAVGLITEPRHAEEIVASGQADAVMLGRELLRNPYWPNDAAGELGARGRWPVQYHRAL, translated from the coding sequence GTGAGCGCGTTGTTCGAGCCCCTGAAACTGCGGGACCTGACCATTCCCAACCGCGTCTGGATGCCGCCGATGTGCCAGTACAGCGCGGCGATGGAGGGGCCCGGGCAGGGCGTCCCCACCGACTGGCATCTCGCCCACCTCGGCTCCCGGGCGGCGGGCGGGGCCGGTTTGATCATCGTCGAGGCCACGGCCGTCTCCCCGGAGGGCCGGATCAGCCCCGCCGATCTCGGGCTGTGGAACGAGCGCCAGCAGGAGGCGTTCGGCCGCATCACCCGGTTCGTCACCGAGCAGGGCGCGGTGCCCGGCATCCAGCTCGCCCACGCCGGGCGCAAGGCGTCCACCGGCCTCCCGTGGCGGGGCGGCGGGCCGGTCGGCCCCGATGACCACGGGTGGCGGCCGGTCGCGCCCAGCTCCATCCCCTTCGACGATGGCTATCCGGTGCCGGAGGAGCTGAGCGAGGCGGAGATCCGGCGGCTGGTGGACGCCTTCGCCGCGGCCGCCCGCCGCGCGCTCGCGGCGGGCTTCACGGTGGTGGAGATCCACGGCGCCCACGGCTACCTGATCCACGAGTTCCTGTCGCCGTTCAGCAACCGGCGCACCGACGCGTACGGCGGCACTTTCGAGAACCGGGCTCGCCTCGCGCTCGAGGTGGCCGACGCGGTGCGCGCCGTGTGGCCGGACGAGCTGCCGGTGTTCTTCCGGGTCTCGGCCACCGACTGGCTGAGCGAGAACCCCGAGGACCCCCGCGAGGGCTGGACGGCCGGCGACACCGTACGGCTGGCCAAGGAGCTGCTCGCCCACGGGGTGGATCTGCTCGACGTCTCGACGGGCGGCAACGTGCCGGGTGCCCGCATCCCCCTGGAACCGGGTTATCAGGTGCCGTTCGCGGCCCGGGTGAAGGCGGAGACGGACATCGCCGCCTCGGCCGTCGGGCTCATCACCGAGCCGCGCCACGCGGAGGAGATCGTGGCCTCCGGGCAGGCCGACGCGGTGATGCTCGGGCGTGAGCTGCTGCGCAACCCCTACTGGCCGAACGACGCGGCGGGCGAGCTCGGCGCGCGTGGGCGCTGGCCGGTCCAGTACCACCGGGCGCTCTGA
- a CDS encoding LLM class F420-dependent oxidoreductase, which yields MAEIGFTLMSEQSPAKELVEDAVAAERAGFGYAVVSDHYFPWLEEMGHSPYAWSVLGAVAQTTERLPLMTYVTCPIMRYHPAVVAQKAATMGVLSDGRFTLGVGAGENLNEHVIGHGWPPVNTRHEMFREAIEVIKELFQGGYRNYRGEYFDIDSARLFDLPERPVPVAVAASGDQSVDIAAELGDGLVATDPDGSLVERFAASGGEGKPVYGQLAVCYDPDRDAAVERAHRLWRWSVAGWKVMSELPAPVNFAAATETVRPEDVAEKVPCGADPGAVVEAVRKYAEAGFTHIALVQIGRERQREFFEWSEKELLPALRDLQT from the coding sequence ATGGCAGAGATCGGATTCACCCTCATGTCCGAGCAGTCGCCCGCCAAGGAGCTGGTGGAGGACGCGGTCGCCGCCGAGCGGGCGGGCTTCGGCTACGCGGTCGTCTCCGACCACTACTTCCCGTGGCTGGAGGAGATGGGCCACTCTCCGTACGCCTGGTCGGTGCTGGGCGCGGTGGCGCAGACCACCGAGCGGCTGCCGCTGATGACGTACGTGACGTGCCCGATCATGCGGTATCACCCGGCGGTGGTGGCGCAGAAGGCCGCCACGATGGGGGTGCTCAGCGACGGCCGCTTCACCCTCGGCGTGGGCGCGGGCGAGAACCTGAACGAGCACGTGATCGGGCACGGCTGGCCGCCGGTCAACACCAGGCACGAGATGTTCCGCGAGGCCATCGAGGTCATCAAGGAGCTCTTCCAGGGCGGCTACCGCAACTATCGCGGCGAGTATTTCGACATCGACTCGGCCCGCCTGTTCGATCTGCCGGAACGGCCGGTGCCCGTCGCGGTCGCCGCGTCCGGCGACCAGTCGGTGGACATCGCGGCCGAGCTCGGCGACGGCCTCGTGGCGACGGACCCGGACGGGTCGCTGGTGGAGAGGTTCGCGGCGTCCGGCGGCGAGGGCAAGCCCGTCTACGGCCAGCTCGCCGTCTGCTACGACCCCGACAGGGACGCCGCGGTCGAACGCGCGCACCGCCTGTGGCGCTGGTCGGTGGCCGGCTGGAAGGTCATGTCGGAGCTGCCCGCGCCGGTCAACTTCGCCGCCGCCACCGAGACCGTGCGGCCGGAGGACGTGGCGGAGAAGGTGCCCTGCGGCGCGGATCCCGGGGCCGTGGTCGAGGCCGTACGGAAGTACGCCGAGGCCGGTTTCACCCACATCGCGCTCGTGCAGATCGGACGGGAGCGCCAGCGGGAGTTCTTCGAGTGGTCGGAGAAGGAGCTCCTGCCCGCCCTGCGTGATCTTCAGACGTGA
- a CDS encoding sulfite exporter TauE/SafE family protein: protein MHFDYTMAIGSFLVAVVVGLTGMGGGALMTPMLVTFFGVPPLAAVSSDLVAAAVMKPVGSLVHLRRGTVNLRLVAWLCAGSVPAAFCGVLIARALGRGEAVQEVIEKGLGIALLIAAGGLAVRGYLAMRDRAEGRTPETGRRTAAPGEPAATEMPSVAVRPLPTALVGAVGGLVVGITSVGSGSLIIVALLALYPALKANQLVGTDLVQAVPLVMSAALGHLLFGEFTLSITVALLVGSIPGVYLGSRISSRAPGGLIRRVLAFVLLASALKMFGAGNTQTIWALVAVLLLAPAFWMVLRVRCGLPALPWRREAQTSSHV from the coding sequence GTGCATTTCGACTACACCATGGCGATCGGCTCGTTCCTGGTCGCCGTCGTCGTCGGCCTGACCGGTATGGGCGGCGGGGCCCTGATGACGCCCATGCTCGTGACGTTCTTCGGCGTGCCGCCCCTCGCCGCCGTCTCCAGCGACCTCGTCGCCGCCGCCGTCATGAAACCGGTGGGCAGTCTCGTGCACCTGCGCCGGGGCACGGTCAACCTGCGGCTCGTCGCCTGGCTGTGCGCGGGCTCGGTCCCCGCGGCGTTCTGCGGGGTGCTCATCGCCCGCGCGCTGGGCCGGGGCGAGGCCGTGCAGGAGGTGATCGAGAAGGGTCTCGGCATCGCCCTGCTCATCGCGGCCGGGGGCCTGGCCGTACGCGGCTATCTCGCGATGCGCGACCGCGCCGAGGGCCGCACCCCGGAGACCGGCCGCCGCACCGCCGCTCCCGGCGAACCGGCCGCGACCGAGATGCCCTCCGTCGCCGTACGGCCGCTGCCGACCGCACTGGTGGGAGCCGTCGGCGGGCTCGTGGTCGGGATCACCTCGGTCGGCTCCGGCTCCCTGATCATCGTGGCCCTGCTGGCGCTCTATCCCGCCCTGAAGGCCAACCAGCTCGTCGGCACCGACCTTGTGCAGGCCGTGCCGCTCGTCATGTCGGCCGCGCTCGGGCACCTGCTGTTCGGCGAGTTCACGCTGTCGATCACGGTCGCGCTGCTGGTGGGGTCAATCCCCGGCGTCTACCTCGGCTCGCGGATCTCCTCACGCGCCCCCGGCGGGCTGATCCGCCGCGTCCTGGCGTTCGTGCTGCTCGCCTCGGCGCTGAAGATGTTCGGCGCCGGCAACACCCAGACCATCTGGGCGCTGGTCGCCGTGCTGCTGCTCGCCCCGGCGTTCTGGATGGTCCTGCGGGTGCGGTGCGGCCTGCCCGCGCTCCCCTGGAGGCGGGAGGCCCAGACCTCGTCTCACGTCTGA
- a CDS encoding ROK family protein: MTVLAVDIGGTKFAAAAVAPDGEMLARAEVPLGGPGSADRTLSEVVGRITERVPPARLDGIGVGSAGPLDPRKGTVSPVNIPAWREFPLVDTLREVLPGRPVRLAGDAQCMALGEWWRGLGGDGAARSRAMLGMVVSTGVGGGLVLDGVPYVGPTGNAGHIGHITVDPGGEPCPCGGVGCVETIASGPGMVRWATANGWTGADARALAADARTGHPTAVTAFRRAADALATAVLTASALFDLDHVVIGGGVAAAGPILFGPLRRAIERNAGLGFLRRLRVDPTSLGRDAGLFGAAALVLLQDDPSE; the protein is encoded by the coding sequence ATGACCGTCCTCGCGGTGGACATCGGCGGCACGAAGTTCGCCGCCGCGGCCGTCGCGCCCGACGGCGAGATGCTGGCCCGCGCCGAGGTGCCGCTGGGCGGCCCCGGGTCGGCCGACCGTACGCTGTCCGAGGTCGTGGGCCGGATCACCGAGCGCGTGCCGCCCGCCCGGCTCGACGGCATCGGAGTGGGCTCGGCCGGGCCGCTCGACCCCCGCAAGGGCACGGTCAGCCCGGTGAACATCCCGGCCTGGCGCGAGTTCCCGCTGGTCGACACGCTCCGCGAGGTGCTGCCCGGCCGGCCCGTACGGCTCGCTGGAGACGCCCAGTGCATGGCACTCGGGGAGTGGTGGCGCGGCCTGGGCGGCGACGGCGCGGCGCGGAGCCGGGCCATGCTCGGCATGGTGGTCTCCACCGGCGTCGGCGGCGGCCTCGTCCTCGACGGCGTGCCGTACGTCGGCCCGACCGGCAACGCCGGGCACATCGGCCACATCACCGTCGATCCCGGCGGCGAGCCGTGCCCCTGCGGCGGCGTCGGCTGCGTCGAGACCATCGCGAGCGGGCCCGGCATGGTCCGCTGGGCCACCGCGAACGGCTGGACCGGTGCGGATGCCAGGGCGCTGGCCGCCGACGCCCGGACCGGGCACCCCACCGCCGTGACCGCCTTCCGGCGCGCGGCCGACGCGCTGGCCACCGCCGTGCTCACGGCGTCCGCCCTGTTCGACCTCGACCACGTCGTCATCGGAGGGGGCGTGGCCGCCGCGGGGCCGATTCTGTTCGGCCCGCTCAGGCGGGCGATCGAGAGGAACGCCGGGCTCGGCTTCCTGCGACGCCTGCGGGTGGACCCGACCTCCCTGGGACGCGACGCCGGGCTGTTCGGCGCCGCCGCCCTCGTCCTGCTACAGGACGACCCCTCCGAGTGA